One window of Candidatus Sulfotelmatobacter sp. genomic DNA carries:
- the tadA gene encoding tRNA adenosine(34) deaminase TadA, whose amino-acid sequence MLIADDEGGMRAALREAIAAADADEVPVGCVVVHDGLIVGRGRNQTEALQDATAHAEIVAIGAASNALGTWRLNECTLYVTLEPCAMCAGAIILARLGRLVYGAADPKAGACGSVLDVIHEPRLNHRLPVIAGVLEDECGGLLRAFFARKRKAGDELRAAEKRRDAGD is encoded by the coding sequence GTGCTGATCGCCGACGACGAAGGCGGCATGCGCGCGGCGCTGCGCGAGGCGATCGCGGCGGCCGACGCCGACGAGGTGCCGGTGGGCTGCGTCGTCGTCCACGACGGTCTGATCGTCGGGCGCGGCCGCAACCAGACCGAGGCGCTGCAGGACGCCACCGCCCACGCCGAGATCGTCGCGATCGGCGCGGCCTCCAACGCGCTCGGCACCTGGCGACTGAACGAGTGCACGCTTTACGTCACGCTCGAGCCGTGCGCAATGTGCGCGGGCGCCATCATCCTCGCGCGCCTCGGCCGGCTGGTGTACGGCGCCGCCGACCCCAAGGCGGGCGCCTGCGGCTCGGTGCTCGACGTGATCCACGAGCCGCGGCTCAATCACCGCCTGCCGGTGATCGCCGGCGTGCTCGAGGACGAGTGCGGCGGCCTGCTGCGCGCCTTCTTCGCGCGCAAGCGGAAGGCGGGCGACGAGCTGCGCGCGGCCGAGAAGCGCCGCGACGCCGGCGACTAA